A genome region from Sceloporus undulatus isolate JIND9_A2432 ecotype Alabama chromosome 1, SceUnd_v1.1, whole genome shotgun sequence includes the following:
- the LOC121930493 gene encoding transmembrane protein 247-like, with protein METTRESHSSSEFSNFETESVHHTDKEIQADLDHTSNLEGSEYSYQEGSVEFKEMQAGIEFAVQITPIKESKKHREKMDAARDTPASSYVPDDMTEVLENKIQTGHLAISAPRGTRALQQEAYSRIGEASSLHGIGQLKGRQITATDLDLEKMRLDGAMTRLKYRHEDNEKRRQHEEKMAQLRQQNGSRSIGQELHELLQPQNQYALFFLCFVFIHVIYTVRELAFYFIVKHHLFCFAMLLYFLCKKILLDYKSRKN; from the exons ATG GAAACAACCAGAGAGTCCCATTCATCATCTGAGTTCTCAAACTTTGAGACAGAGTCCGTGCATCACACCGACAAGGAGATTCAAGCAGATCTGGATCACACCAGCAACTTGGAAGGGTCTGAATACTCTTATCAAGAAGGCAGTGTAGAGTTCAAGGAGATGCAGGCAGGAATTGAGTTTGCTGTGCAGATAACACCAATTAAAGAGTCAAAGAAACACAGGGAAAAGATG GATGCTGCGAGGGACACCCCAGCCTCTTCATACGTCCCTGATGATATGACAGAGGTCTTAGAGAATAAGATTCAAACTGGGCACCTGGCGATCAGCGCTCCAAGAGGAACCAGAGCTTTGCAGCAAGAAGCCTACTCCAGGATTGGCGAGGCCAGTAGTTTACATGGGATAGGTCAGCTGAAAGGCAGGCAGATCACAGCAACTGATCTTGACTTGGAAAAGATGAGGCTGGATGGTGCAATGACCAGGCTGAAGTACCGGCATGAGGACAATGAAAAGCGGAGGCAGCATGAGGAAAAAATGGCACAGCTACGTCAACAGAATGGTTCTCGATCA ATTGGGCAAGAGCTTCATGAATTACTCCAGCCCCAGAACCAGTATGCTCTATTTTTCTTATGCTTCGTCTTTATCCATGTTATTTACACAGTCAGGGAGCTGGCTTTCTATTTTATTGTGAAGCACCACTTATTCTGCTTTGCCATGTTGCTGTATTTCCTTTGCAAGAAGATTCTGTTGGATTACAAAAGCCGGAAAAACTAA